One stretch of Excalfactoria chinensis isolate bCotChi1 chromosome 2, bCotChi1.hap2, whole genome shotgun sequence DNA includes these proteins:
- the ZNF467 gene encoding zinc finger protein 467 — protein MRENFDALLALGVPVAKPEPLPQAEELCAGAQLEDGEAPGCAGSARLLVPKEEVLPEDDADGGGATGAVQGPELGCSEDWLVRKVKVEDEDEEWAAGLGAEALLAGQPPGSACKPEPMEEPELPEEPVELGYGTLPAFAWPLLGEGPAGACQHCCCAAQCGQCVPPAPAPPRPFACAQCGKGFGKKAHLTRHLRVHTGERPYPCAQCGRRFRQKIHLRSHQKTHTGERPFPCSECGRRFRKKTHLVRHLRTHTGERPFACALCGRGFAHKQHLLRHQRLHAEPPSEAEPPADEKPFPCPECGKSFSWKKNLTSHRRLHVEGRPFACAECGRGFSDKRHLTAHLRGHMGLKPYACPHCDKTFSHKPNLATHQRTHTGERPFACPDCGRGFAHNQHLLRHLRVHTGERPFACPQCGRCFSSRPNLIAHTKAHAGARPFTCEQCGRSFSRKSHLARHQAVHTGTRPYGCSQCAKRFSSKTNLVRHQAVHTGHRPYICTQCGKSFSRKTHLLRHERTHAAAPAPRQDWVAPAPDPATLCP, from the exons ATGAGGGAGAACTTCGACGCCCTGCTGGCCCTGG GCGTCCCCGTCGCCAAACCAGAGCCGCTGCCGCAGGCGGAGGAGTTGTGTGCCGGGGCGCAGCTGGAGGACGGCGAGGCACCGGGCTGCGCCGGCTCAG CGAGGTTGCTGGTGCCCAAGGAGGAGGTGCTGCCAGAGGACGATGCCGATGGCGGTGGTGCCACGGGTGCCGTGCAGGGACCGGAGCTTGGCTGCTCAG AGGACTGGCTGGTACGGAAGGTGAAGGtggaggatgaggatgaggagtGGGCGGCCGGGCTGGGTGCTGAGGCCCTGCTGGCGGGGCAGCCCCCGGGCAGCGCCTGCAAGCCAGAACCGATGGAGGAGCCGGAGCTGCCCGAGGAGCCGGTGGAGCTGGGCTACGGCACACTGCCCGCCTTCGCGTGGCCGCTGCTGGGTGAGGGCCCGGCTGGCGCCTGCCAACACTGCTGCTGCGCGGCGCAGTGCGGGCAGTGCGTgcccccggccccggccccgccgcggcccTTTGCCTGCGCGCAGTGCGGGAAGGGCTTCGGCAAGAAGGCGCACCTGACGCGGCACCTGCGGGTGCACACGGGCGAGCGGCCGTACCCCTGCGCACAGTGCGGCCGCCGCTTCCGGCAGAAGATCCACCTGCGCTCGCACCAGAAGACGCACACGGGCGAGCGGCCGTTCCCCTGCTCCGAGTGCGGGCGGCGCTTCCGCAAGAAGACGCACCTGGTGCGGCACCTGCGCACACACACGGGCGAGCGGCCCTTCGCCTGCGCGCTCTGCGGCCGCGGCTTCGCCCACAAGCAGCACCTGCTGCGGCACCAACGCCTGCACGCCGAGCCACCCAGCGAGGCCGAGCCGCCCGCCGACGAGAAGCCCTTCCCCTGCCCCGAGTGCGGGAAGAGCTTCAGCTGGAAGAAGAACCTGACGTCGCACCGCCGGCTGCACGTGGAGGGGCGGCCCTTCGCCTGCGCCGAGTGCGGCCGCGGCTTCAGCGACAAGCGGCACCTGACGGCGCACCTGCGCGGGCACATGGGGCTGAAGCCGTACGCCTGCCCGCACTGCGACAAGACCTTCAGCCACAAGCCCAACCTGGCCACGCACCAGCGCACGCACACGGGCGAGCGGCCCTTCGCCTGCCCCGACTGCGGCCGCGGCTTCGCCCACAACCAGCACCTGCTGCGGCACCTGCGCGTGCACACGGGCGAGCGGCCCTTCGCCTGCCCGCAGTGCGGGCGCTGCTTCAGCTCCCGGCCCAACCTCATCGCCCACACCAAGGCGCACGCCGGCGCGCGCCCCTTCACCTGCGAGCAGTGCGGCCGCAGCTTCAGCCGCAAGTCCCACCTGGCGCGGCACCAGGCGGTGCACACCGGCACGCGGCCCTACGGCTGCTCCCAGTGCGCCAAGCGCTTCAGCTCCAAGACCAACCTGGTGCGGCACCAGGCCGTGCACACCGGCCACCGGCCCTACATCTGCACCCAGTGCGGCAAGAGCTTCAGCCGCAAAACCCACCTGCTGCGCCACGAGCGCACCCAcgctgctgctcctgcaccaCGGCAGGACTGGGTGGCACCGGCACCGGACCCCGCCACGCTCTGCCCATGA